GGCGTGTTCTGCCGGCGCTGGGGAGTGCCGCTGGTCGACGGTGGTACCGTGCGGCTGCCGAAGCTCGTAGGCCAGGGACGCGCGCTCGACATGATCCTTACCGGGCGGCCCGTAGGCGCCGACGAAGCCCTGCGCATCGGTCTGGCCGACCGCGTCGTCGCCGACGGCGCGGCGCGCGAAGAGGCCGAAGCGCTCGCGCGCCAGATCGCGGCTTTCCCGCAGCTATGCATGAACGCCGATCGGCGCTCGGCGTACGCGCAGTGGGACACCGACTTCGAAACCGCGATGGTTCGCGAAACCGAAGGCGGGCTCACCGTGATCGCAAGCGGCGAGACCGTCAGCGGCGCGATGCGCTTCGCCGGCGGCGCCGGGCGTCACGGCAAGTTCGAATAGTCCGAATAGTTTGCGAGCACTGCTCGCCGCGTCGCACGGCGCTGCAGCCACAGCACGCATCCTGCCGCGATCAGCAGCCACGCCGTACCGCTCGCAACGTAGTCAGCCGGGCCGTGACCGGCGGCGCTCGTGGAGGCCGTACCTGCAACCGCGACCAGCACCGCGAACGAATTGTTGACGCCGTGAACGGCGATGGTCGTGCGGCAACTCTTCGACAACACGCTGATCCAACCGAGATAAAGCCCCATCACGACGCCGACCACCATGTGCAGCGGATCGAGATGCGCAATGCCGAACACGGCGCTCGTCAGCACCACGCCGGCAATCGTGCCGAAGCGTTCCATCAGCCGCGTCTGCATCGCACCTCGGTAGAAGAGCTCTTCGCCGAGCGGAGCCAGAAGCCCGATCAGCAGGGCGGCGAGCCACAGCTCGGTGCCGTGAAGACCGGCACACAGCTTGTGGAAACGTCCGAGTCCGCCGCTTTCGTACCCCGGCATGAAGCGCAGCACGGTGCCGAGCGCGCTGCTCAGCGCGAGCCCGCCTGCGCTCGCGACGGCGATTTCCACGGTCGAAAGCAGCCCGCGACCGGTCCGGAGGCGTTTGGCGAACGGCTCCGACGACCACAGCCCGACGCCGATGGCGAGCAGCATGCAGACGACGGCGACGCAGGCCATTGCGATCAGCGTGCCTTGGGAGCTTCGGAAAAGATGACGCGCGCGGCGGATCGTAAGATGTCCGACCGGTCCGCCGAGCATGCCGACGGTAAGCAGAGTTCCGATCGTAAGCGACGCGAGAAAGATGGGAACGGTCTCGGACAGCGCGAACAGCGCGGCCAGATGCCACACGCGCGGCTTCGGATCTCGCGGGGAAACTCCTTCCACCGCGATGGCGTCGATGCTGTTCATGTCTGCGTCGGCCGCGCGATCCCGGCGCGGCAAGGAGAAACCGGATGCCCGCGCTACTTCCTGGTTTCGTCCTTGAATTCTTCGTGCAGGCCGCACTCGCGCTTGAGACCGAAGAAACGAACTTCTTCCTCGGTCACGCCGTCGACGAGGCGATGCGACGTGTGCGTGTCACCGATCGAGATGTAGCCCTGCTCCCAGAGCGGATGGTACGGCAGGTCGTACTCGAACATGTAGTCGAACACTTTCTTGTCGTTCCAGTCGACGATCGGATGGACCTTGAGAAAGCCGTTCTGGATGCCGAGCACGTCGAGCTTCTTTCGCGTGGACGACTGCGAGCGGCGCAGGCCGACGATCCAGCCTTTGGCTTCGAGGTCGTCGAGCGCGCGCTGCATCGGCTCGACCTTGTTGATCTGGTTGTAGCGCGTGATGCCGTCGACGCCCTGTTCCCAGAGCTTGCCGTAGCGGGCTTCCTGCCACGCCGACGACATCTCGGCGCGATAGACCTTGAGGTTGAGCTTGAGGCTGTCGGTGAGCTGGTCGATGAACTCGTAAGTCTCGGGAAACAGATAGCCGGTGTCGGTGACGACGACCGGAATTTCCGGCCAGACCTTCACGCAGAGGTGCAGGCACACAGCCGCCTGCGCACCGAAGCTCGACGACAGGATGATCTGCGGCTTGAGCTGCCCGATCGCCCACTCGACGCGCTCCTGCGCCGTCTTGTACTCGAGCATTTCGTTGAGATGGTCGAGGTCGAGCGACTCGACATCGAACTCGAACGACTGCGACGCTGCCAGCGACTCGCTCACGGTTTGGCAACATGGGACGGACGACCCTTGGAGTCAATGGGCGAGTCCGCGACCGGGTCGGTCGTCGAGCGGGTGCCGCGAAGCGGCGTCGCATCCGGCGGACCGGCGTTTTGCGACGACCTCCGCAAGGATTCGATCTCGCCGAACGGCACGATCGGCGCGTCATCCGAGATGCCTTCGCAGGTTTCGGCCGCCGCGAGCCATGCGCCGCGCGACTCGAGGTTCGCCGGCCACCACGGAAACGCGCGGCATTGCGACGGCCGGTCTTCGTATACCGAGCAGACCTTGCCGACGAGGAACACGCAGTCGCCGTGCGGGCCGTCGACGAGCGCATAGCGCGCGCCGACGCGCCTGAGGAAACGCTTTCCGAACTGATCGAGCGAAATGCCGAAGCGCTCGGTGAGCGCGCAGATCTCTTCGCGGGTGACCCAGACGTATCCGTCGGTTCCGGTGCAGCAGCGGCCGCAGCCGGTACACGCGAAGCGAAGCCCGTCGCCGTACCACGAGCCGCTGCGGTGGCTCGAGCCGGCGCCGTGGTCCGAGCCACTTGCGTGCCCGGATCCGCGGTCGCCTGACGATCCGTTCCCGCTCATGGGCGTGGACAGTACAGTCTTCGCGGCAGGCACAAAAGCTAGCGGAACAGGAACAGGAACCGGACAAGCTCCAGACGATTGCGGTCAACCTTGACGTCGCCGCTCGCGAACGCGGCGGTCGCATTGCGCTTGCGCGTGAGGATCTCCTTCCACACCAGCGAGTCGGCGGTGACGGTCATGTCCGGCTCTGCGGGAAGCTTCGGCGAAAGCTCGACGACGCTGTTGCGAACGGTCATTCCCCATTCTTCGCCGGTGTCGGGAAAGCGCAGGCCGATCGCCATCGATTTGCCTTCGGCCTTGACCGGATCGAGCCGCACCGTCATCGCCCGCAGGAAGCGGCCGACCGGAATGCGCGCCAGCAGCTCGGCGGGCATCTGCGACGGATCGGGCGGATCGAGCGCGAGCTGCTCTTCGGCTTCGAGCGCCTGGGTCAGCTCGTAGTTGCGACCGTTGGCGTTCGGCTCGGCGGACGCAAGGCTGCGCAACGCGGAGGCCCGCACCTTCTTCGCCACTTCGGTGAACTCTCCGAGCGCGGCGAGCTCGCCGGCGAGCTCGAGCGCCCACTCGGAGTCGCCGAGCTTTTGTGCGGCGACGGCTTCATCGCGAAGCTTTTCACTGCCGCCGGCAAGGACTGCCATGCGCTCGGCGTGCTCGCGCCGGGTGAGCGGCGAAAGATCGGCAGCATCGCCGCCGAACCAGCCGAGGTATTTGTCGAAGATGCTGCGCACCGACCAGTCGACGCGCCCGTAGCGCTCGGCGAGCCATGGTCTGGATGCAAGCGACTTCGGAAGCTTGACGAGTGCGGCGATCTCGTCGGGCTCCCTGCCCTCGTTCATCGCGCGCACCGTCTGGTCGTGCACGTACTGGATCGCGTCGCGATAGTCCGTCAGCCGCCCGCGGATTTCGTCTTCGCCCGTGACCGGAAGCGTGTGGCCGGGCACGAGGAAAGCCGGCGCAAGAGCGCGCATCCGATCGATGCTGTCCATCCAGTCGAGCACGTCGCGAGTGGCCGTGCCGCGGATCGCGTAAAGGTTCGGGAACGAGTGATAGTAGTTGTCGCCGCTGACGAGCACGCGCTTTTCCGGGAGCCAGACCGCAATCTGGTCGGGCGTCTCGCCCGGCAGGTGCAGCAGCTCCATGTGCACTCCGGCGATCGTCATCTCCGTGCGGTCGCCGTCGAACGTCGTCGTCGGCAGAAGCGGCGACAGCGTGGACTTCGCTTCGTTGAGCAGACGAGGACCGATGCCGCAGTTGGTGCGGTCGGCTTCCGGCAGCATCGCGCCGAACTGGCGCATGCTGCGCCGCCAGATGACTCCTCTCGTCATCATCCCGAGCCGCGTCAGCTCGGTCTCGAAGCTCGCGTGCGCGATGACCTGGGGATGATCCTCGCCCGCCAGCACCGCGGCGCCGAAGATGTGGTCGGCGTGATTGTGCGTGTAAACGATCGCCGCGACCGGCGCCGTGCTGATGCGGCGGAACTCCTCGCGCACCGGCGCCGCAGCCTCGGCGCTTTCCATCGTGTCGACGATGATGACGCCGCCGTCGCCGACGATCAGCACCGAGTTCGCAAGGCCGTATCCGACGGCAACGTGAACGCCGCCGGTGACCTCGATGACCTGGCGCGGGAACTGGAGGGCCTGCTCGTCGATCGCTGCACGAACGTCGGCAGAAGTGTGCGGACCCGTGCGAGCGGGCCCCGAATCGCAACCCGCCGACAGGCAAACGAGCGCAACCGGGACGAAAAAAATCATTGTGGCGACCGCAACAGCCGCAC
Above is a window of Candidatus Limnocylindrales bacterium DNA encoding:
- a CDS encoding crotonase/enoyl-CoA hydratase family protein, which gives rise to MSVRVDRKENVVTVILSRPERRNAVDRTTAEELAAAFRAFDADPEARVAVLFGEGGNFCAGADLRAVAENGGNVVRVGGDGPMGPSRMSLSKPVIAAVAGYAVAGGLELAVWCDLRVAEKSAVFGVFCRRWGVPLVDGGTVRLPKLVGQGRALDMILTGRPVGADEALRIGLADRVVADGAAREEAEALARQIAAFPQLCMNADRRSAYAQWDTDFETAMVRETEGGLTVIASGETVSGAMRFAGGAGRHGKFE
- a CDS encoding CPBP family intramembrane glutamic endopeptidase; translated protein: MNSIDAIAVEGVSPRDPKPRVWHLAALFALSETVPIFLASLTIGTLLTVGMLGGPVGHLTIRRARHLFRSSQGTLIAMACVAVVCMLLAIGVGLWSSEPFAKRLRTGRGLLSTVEIAVASAGGLALSSALGTVLRFMPGYESGGLGRFHKLCAGLHGTELWLAALLIGLLAPLGEELFYRGAMQTRLMERFGTIAGVVLTSAVFGIAHLDPLHMVVGVVMGLYLGWISVLSKSCRTTIAVHGVNNSFAVLVAVAGTASTSAAGHGPADYVASGTAWLLIAAGCVLWLQRRATRRAVLANYSDYSNLP
- a CDS encoding phosphoadenylyl-sulfate reductase; amino-acid sequence: MSESLAASQSFEFDVESLDLDHLNEMLEYKTAQERVEWAIGQLKPQIILSSSFGAQAAVCLHLCVKVWPEIPVVVTDTGYLFPETYEFIDQLTDSLKLNLKVYRAEMSSAWQEARYGKLWEQGVDGITRYNQINKVEPMQRALDDLEAKGWIVGLRRSQSSTRKKLDVLGIQNGFLKVHPIVDWNDKKVFDYMFEYDLPYHPLWEQGYISIGDTHTSHRLVDGVTEEEVRFFGLKRECGLHEEFKDETRK
- a CDS encoding YkgJ family cysteine cluster protein, coding for MSGNGSSGDRGSGHASGSDHGAGSSHRSGSWYGDGLRFACTGCGRCCTGTDGYVWVTREEICALTERFGISLDQFGKRFLRRVGARYALVDGPHGDCVFLVGKVCSVYEDRPSQCRAFPWWPANLESRGAWLAAAETCEGISDDAPIVPFGEIESLRRSSQNAGPPDATPLRGTRSTTDPVADSPIDSKGRPSHVAKP
- a CDS encoding alkyl sulfatase dimerization domain-containing protein yields the protein MIFFVPVALVCLSAGCDSGPARTGPHTSADVRAAIDEQALQFPRQVIEVTGGVHVAVGYGLANSVLIVGDGGVIIVDTMESAEAAAPVREEFRRISTAPVAAIVYTHNHADHIFGAAVLAGEDHPQVIAHASFETELTRLGMMTRGVIWRRSMRQFGAMLPEADRTNCGIGPRLLNEAKSTLSPLLPTTTFDGDRTEMTIAGVHMELLHLPGETPDQIAVWLPEKRVLVSGDNYYHSFPNLYAIRGTATRDVLDWMDSIDRMRALAPAFLVPGHTLPVTGEDEIRGRLTDYRDAIQYVHDQTVRAMNEGREPDEIAALVKLPKSLASRPWLAERYGRVDWSVRSIFDKYLGWFGGDAADLSPLTRREHAERMAVLAGGSEKLRDEAVAAQKLGDSEWALELAGELAALGEFTEVAKKVRASALRSLASAEPNANGRNYELTQALEAEEQLALDPPDPSQMPAELLARIPVGRFLRAMTVRLDPVKAEGKSMAIGLRFPDTGEEWGMTVRNSVVELSPKLPAEPDMTVTADSLVWKEILTRKRNATAAFASGDVKVDRNRLELVRFLFLFR